The Oikeobacillus pervagus DNA segment GAGCAACTTTCAGAGAATTTGAAGAAGCAAGGTGGTTATATCCCAGGAATTCGTCCAGGAAAGGATACTCTTAACTACTTAACTAGGGTATTGTATCGTTTAACATTTGTAGGAGCAATTTTCCTATCGTTTGTTTCGATTCTTCCTGTATTCTTTATTAAATTTGCAGGTCTACCTCCAGCTGCACAAATTGGTGGTACTAGTTTGCTAATCGTAGTGGGTGTAGCACTTGAAACGATGAAACAATTAGAAGCGCAACTTGTAAAACGTCATTATAAAGGTTTCATAAAATAAATAGGATTAAGGATTATTACCTTAATTTATATAGTCTTTCTTGAGGGGGAGTATAAATGAATCTAGTGTTAATGGGTCTTCCAGGTGCTGGAAAAGGCACTCAAGCTGAAAAGATAGTAGAAAAATATGGAATCCCTCATATTTCAACAGGAGATATGTTCCGTGCAGCAATGGCTGAAGGTACAGATCTTGGTTTAAAAGCTAAATCTTTTATGGATAAAGGTGAATTAGTCCCTGATGAAGTAACAATCGGAATTGTACGTGAACGTTTAGCAAAAGATGATTGTCAAAAAGGGTTTCTATTAGACGGTTTTCCAAGAACTGTTGCACAAGCAGATGCTTTAGAAAATATTTTAGCTGATTTTGGTAAAAAGATTGACTATGTTATCAATGTGGCTGTTGATAAAGATATCCTTATGGAGAGATTAACAGGCCGTCGGATCTGTAAAGACTGTGGCGCAACTTATCACCTTGTATTCAACGCTCCGAAGAATGAAGGTGTCTGTGATCGTTGTAGCGGTGAGCTTTATCAACGTGCAGATGATAATGAAGAAACGGTCCAAAATCGTTTAGATGTGAACTTAAAGCAAACTCAACCACTACTAGATTTTTATAGTGAAAAAGGGTATTTGAAAGATATTAACGGACAGCAGGATATTGATAAAGTGTTCGAAGATATTGATCAATTACTTGTAGGCCTTAATGGATGATCATTTGTAGTGCCCCTCGTGAAATAAGTTATTAAATGAAGCAGGCTGCATCTAACGATTATCAACTAAGAGCTTTAAAAGTTGTGGCTTCTGGAATAGAATGATATAGTAAGATGCTACTTGTGAAAAAATTATGATTCAACATGATGCAATTCCTTCTTTTAAAAGGTATAATGGTTTTCGTGGCAGCATTTTGTACATTTGTGAACGTATATTTGTTCACGATATTCCAGGCAATCACGTTAGTAAAGAAGGGGATCATACTCTATTAATGATTACTAGGTATCATGGTGATCATGAAGTCAAAGGTTTTCGGAATGAAGATCATCATCTGTTAATCCTGCGACGGCTGAATGAACGGAAGAATCTCTTGATTACAAGTTTTAATCTGGTGAGCGTCTTTCAAATTCCCCCAGGCGATTTAAACGTATGTTGAATCAAATGGTTTTTCTATTGTACGCGAGTATTTTGGACTTTAGATTGGTCAACAATTACATGAGAGGGTCTATCCATCCTCCTGGATATGTTTCATTCAAAGTCCAGCGCCTCAAGCCTGGCATAGTACTCGCGGGTCATGGGTTTGTATGATTCCAGCGGTTCTGTCTGT contains these protein-coding regions:
- a CDS encoding adenylate kinase, which gives rise to MNLVLMGLPGAGKGTQAEKIVEKYGIPHISTGDMFRAAMAEGTDLGLKAKSFMDKGELVPDEVTIGIVRERLAKDDCQKGFLLDGFPRTVAQADALENILADFGKKIDYVINVAVDKDILMERLTGRRICKDCGATYHLVFNAPKNEGVCDRCSGELYQRADDNEETVQNRLDVNLKQTQPLLDFYSEKGYLKDINGQQDIDKVFEDIDQLLVGLNG